TTGCAGTTGAACAGTTCGATCGGCAAGACGCTCGTTGTTCGTGCAGGTGTTCGGGAGCAATATTACTCAGGTGGAACACATAACAACGGCAGTGCACATGCGGCAGCAGGACGCACAACCACACCAGGATCGTACGCACCGTTCGCAGTCGCTTGTTCCGACAGGATCGCGCGTGTTAAAATGCGAAAGCTAAGCCACAGCACGAGCGCAGGCATGTCACGACAATCGAAGAGTGTACCGCAGGCCAAGAAGGTGATGCCGCCTGCCGTACCGGACATGTACGGTAAGGTTGGGATGAGTAACGGCAACGGGGGCACCGGTACGGGTGTCCTGGGCCTTTCAACGGCAGTGATTTACGACACTGGGGACGGTGCGGGGCGTAATGGGGGCGGTGCAGTGGTCGCAGGGACGATTATCCtcgagcatcatcatcaccttgGAGCGGACACTGGCAGTGGAGTTGGAGGTCCTGGCCAGGGTGCAGTAGTTGGAGGTACAGGCTCGACGGGAGCTGTTGGTCCTTCGGTGAGTACGGTTGGGGCGGTGGCGGGATCAACGGCGGCGGCTCCTTCCACTCTGATGCTTCGTTGTGGTCCTGATGGAGTCGTCGACTACGGGCTGGATGATCAAGGCATCGACTTGACACAATCACCTGGGCGGGATAGCCCAGTGTCACTTTCCGGATCTGCCGGATCCGGATCACGACATTCGACCGCCAGTCTGGATTCAGGACGTGCCTCGTCGTACCTGACAGGAGCCTCGAACTCCTCCAATCGAAGTGTTAGCGGTGTTGGCAGCTACGGTGGGCTGTCTTCGCCTCGTTGCTCGGTGAGCTCCTGTTCGATTGGCTCCGGAAGTGGCGGTGGAACGGCTAATGGAGGAGGAGTTGGTGCAGGTGGATGTAGCCATCGGTTGAGTAATCATTCGTCAGGAGGAGGCCGCAATGATCACGATGTTATCTCGGAGTGGTTGATGGAGATCCACTTCCACGAGTACACTTACCTGTTTCTGGAGGCCGGGTACGACCTGCCAACAATCGCACGGATGACTCCCGAAGATCTGACGGCGATTGGCATCCGGAAACCGAATCACCGGGAACGGCTCAAGCGGCACATTGATGCACTCAAGCTGCCGGATTCCTTGCCGGGTTACGTACCTGGTTCGATCGACGAATGGCTTCGGTTGTTACGTCTGGACGAGTACGTCCAACCGTTGCTGGCTCAAGGATACCAAACGGTACATGACGTTACGCAGTTGACCTGGGAGGACCTGGAAGACATCGGGATAGTGAAGTTAGGCCACCAAAAGAAGATATTGCTGGCCATCAAGCGCGTCAAGGACATCATCAGCGGGAAGATGATGATTGCCAGTGGTGGCGGAAGTTGCGTCATGCCAGGTTATACCCTTTCACCGACGATTGCTCGGTCGCCGGCAGGACTCGTACGTGCGCATTACGACGACATGAGCATTGGGTTGCGATCGGACTCCTCCAAGCCACACCTGGCCGTGGCAGGATCGTACAGCACGTTCCTGCGCCAGCAAtcggcgcctccaccaccagctcTAACAACAGGAACCGGTGACTATGGCCACGGACATGCCGGATCACTACACCACCATCAGATGATAACCTATCCACATGTGCATTTTGACGGTACACAGGCCGTGTATCGTCGCAGCTCGTACGACGACAGTGACATTACGCCGACGAACGAAAAGACCACGGCGCTGTTGGCGCTTTCCGAGCACCATTTTGCGGCACAACAGGGTGCCGCTGGtgctcagcaacagcagcagcaagcttGGCTGATGCactcgcagcaacagcagcaaatgctacagcagcaccaacaacttgtgcagcatcagcaacagcagtactATCAAGGTGGTGGTACGCTTCCGAGACAACACCAACGTCACAACTACGGTGCTCGATTGGCCCTGCTTGGTGGACCACCTGTTACGGCCTCTACCACTGCTCGACAGCGGCCAATCGCTAA
This genomic interval from Anopheles nili chromosome X, idAnoNiliSN_F5_01, whole genome shotgun sequence contains the following:
- the LOC128728884 gene encoding uncharacterized protein LOC128728884; translation: MRKLSHSTSAGMSRQSKSVPQAKKVMPPAVPDMYGKVGMSNGNGGTGTGVLGLSTAVIYDTGDGAGRNGGGAVVAGTIILEHHHHLGADTGSGVGGPGQGAVVGGTGSTGAVGPSVSTVGAVAGSTAAAPSTLMLRCGPDGVVDYGLDDQGIDLTQSPGRDSPVSLSGSAGSGSRHSTASLDSGRASSYLTGASNSSNRSVSGVGSYGGLSSPRCSVSSCSIGSGSGGGTANGGGVGAGGCSHRLSNHSSGGGRNDHDVISEWLMEIHFHEYTYLFLEAGYDLPTIARMTPEDLTAIGIRKPNHRERLKRHIDALKLPDSLPGYVPGSIDEWLRLLRLDEYVQPLLAQGYQTVHDVTQLTWEDLEDIGIVKLGHQKKILLAIKRVKDIISGKMMIASGGGSCVMPGYTLSPTIARSPAGLVRAHYDDMSIGLRSDSSKPHLAVAGSYSTFLRQQSAPPPPALTTGTGDYGHGHAGSLHHHQMITYPHVHFDGTQAVYRRSSYDDSDITPTNEKTTALLALSEHHFAAQQGAAGAQQQQQQAWLMHSQQQQQMLQQHQQLVQHQQQQYYQGGGTLPRQHQRHNYGARLALLGGPPVTASTTARQRPIAKIVANNLKLPGGGVPGGVSPAIDEGAGGVGDGCEGAGVPTGYPMTLPIPLPPMLGQIENVEMATAALEAMHFSKYTSSPYVVSVQHHHLHHHAKELGSGPSGVAPSVVGQQQQQQQQPIYHNHQSMLLQSQSQQQLPHHHSTSAQSTPSPPTLVPVCPGGVTGPGGQPHLHAMAPFGYAGQTLQTTAEVHKVCGHDNKSNSSLESIDQIPFANENAGTIKQRSSLNRIEHQFQPPAPSQQTQQQHHPLLLPTLSSSSSTSSSSSSLTGSITTTLASGCIQQQLSPSASAPTTSGGSGVPVLASPSASAGAGVGVPSGLPVTGIDEPTGAGAGEPSQDIYGTNVLNDIGSMLANLTDELDAMLEEEKCAGISDNE